A window from Microbacterium ginsengiterrae encodes these proteins:
- the rplM gene encoding 50S ribosomal protein L13 — MTRTYTPKTGQVQRDWVVIDAADVVLGRLASHAAALLRGKHKPTFANHVDTGDFVVIINADKVALTGQKLQKKMAYRHSGYPGGLKSVSYEELLEKNPVRAVEKAVRGMLPKNSLGRQQLSKLKVYVGAEHPHAAQQPQPYTLDQVAQ; from the coding sequence GTGACGCGCACTTACACCCCGAAGACCGGGCAGGTCCAGCGCGACTGGGTCGTCATCGACGCAGCCGACGTCGTCCTCGGACGCCTGGCCTCCCACGCTGCAGCGCTCCTGCGCGGCAAGCACAAGCCGACCTTCGCGAACCACGTCGACACCGGCGACTTCGTCGTCATCATCAACGCCGACAAGGTCGCCCTCACCGGCCAGAAGCTCCAGAAGAAGATGGCCTACCGTCACTCCGGTTACCCGGGTGGCCTGAAGTCGGTCTCCTACGAGGAGCTCCTCGAGAAGAACCCCGTCCGCGCTGTCGAGAAGGCCGTCCGCGGCATGCTCCCCAAGAACAGCCTGGGCCGTCAGCAGCTGTCGAAGCTCAAGGTGTACGTGGGTGCCGAGCACCCGCACGCCGCTCAGCAGCCGCAGCCGTACACCCTCGACCAGGTCGCCCAGTAA
- the rpsI gene encoding 30S ribosomal protein S9, with translation MADIDTTETPQSYSTSSPESVSTEAAPRPVLNVSGAAVGRRKQAIARVRVVPGSGTITVNGRTLEDYFPNKLHQQLINDPFKTLNLEGAYDVIARISGGGDSGQAGALRLGIARALNGIDVENNRPALKKAGFLSRDARIKERKKAGLKKARKAPQYSKR, from the coding sequence GTGGCTGACATCGACACCACCGAAACCCCGCAGAGCTACTCGACCTCCAGCCCGGAGAGCGTTTCGACCGAGGCGGCTCCCCGTCCGGTTCTCAACGTCTCCGGCGCCGCCGTGGGTCGCCGCAAGCAGGCCATCGCCCGCGTGCGCGTGGTCCCCGGCTCTGGCACCATCACGGTCAACGGCCGTACGCTCGAGGACTACTTCCCGAACAAGCTGCACCAGCAGCTCATCAACGACCCGTTCAAGACGCTGAACCTCGAGGGTGCGTACGACGTCATCGCGCGCATCTCCGGTGGCGGCGACTCGGGTCAGGCCGGCGCCCTGCGTCTCGGCATCGCCCGTGCCCTCAACGGCATCGACGTCGAGAACAACCGTCCGGCTCTGAAGAAGGCCGGCTTCCTGTCGCGCGACGCGCGCATCAAGGAGCGCAAGAAGGCTGGACTCAAGAAGGCCCGCAAGGCGCCTCAGTACTCGAAGCGCTAA
- the glmM gene encoding phosphoglucosamine mutase, which produces MPLFGTDGVRGLANGILTADLALSLAQATAVVLGQGRTAEARRAEGKRLSAVVARDPRVSGEFLVAAVSAGLAASGVDVFDAGVIPTPALAFLVGDHDADFGVMVSASHNPAPDNGIKIFARGGVKLPDVVEQRIEAAMAGEKLLPTGSGVGRIQRFSDAEDRYKLHLLGSMPHSLDGIHVVLDCAHGAASGVSPETFKDAGATVTVIGAEPDGININDGVGSTHLDNLAEAVVRLGADVGIAHDGDADRCLAVDAQGNIVDGDQIMAILAVAMKERGHLTDDTLVATVMSNLGLHMAMREHGITVRQTGVGDRYVLEDMNAGGYALGGEQSGHVIMSEFATTGDGVLTGLHLVAEMAHKKKSLAELASVMTVYPQVLINVRGVDKDRCSDDEGVQAAVAAVEAELGDTGRVLLRKSGTEPLVRVMVEAADAESAQAYAERLAAVVKDRLALS; this is translated from the coding sequence ATGCCGCTTTTCGGCACCGACGGTGTGCGAGGACTCGCCAATGGCATCCTCACCGCCGATCTGGCGCTCTCCCTGGCCCAGGCGACTGCTGTCGTCCTGGGCCAGGGCCGCACCGCAGAGGCGCGCAGGGCAGAAGGCAAACGGCTCTCCGCCGTCGTCGCCCGCGACCCGCGCGTCTCCGGTGAATTCCTCGTGGCCGCCGTCTCGGCAGGCCTCGCCGCATCCGGCGTCGACGTGTTCGACGCGGGTGTCATCCCCACTCCGGCCCTGGCGTTCCTCGTCGGCGATCACGACGCCGACTTCGGCGTGATGGTCTCCGCGTCGCACAACCCCGCGCCGGACAACGGGATCAAGATCTTCGCCCGTGGTGGTGTGAAGCTCCCCGACGTCGTGGAGCAGCGCATCGAGGCCGCGATGGCGGGGGAGAAGCTCCTCCCCACCGGTTCCGGCGTCGGGCGCATCCAGCGCTTCTCCGACGCGGAGGACCGCTACAAGCTCCATCTGCTCGGTTCCATGCCGCATTCCCTCGACGGCATACATGTCGTGCTCGACTGCGCGCACGGCGCGGCATCCGGTGTCTCGCCGGAGACGTTCAAGGACGCCGGAGCGACCGTCACGGTCATCGGCGCCGAGCCGGACGGCATCAACATCAACGACGGCGTCGGCTCGACGCACCTCGACAATCTCGCCGAGGCCGTCGTGCGGCTCGGCGCCGATGTCGGCATCGCCCACGACGGTGACGCAGACCGCTGCCTCGCCGTCGACGCGCAGGGCAACATCGTCGACGGCGACCAGATCATGGCGATCCTCGCCGTCGCGATGAAGGAGCGAGGCCACCTCACCGACGACACGCTCGTCGCCACGGTCATGAGCAACCTCGGTCTGCACATGGCGATGCGCGAACACGGCATCACCGTCCGGCAGACCGGTGTCGGCGACCGCTACGTGCTCGAGGACATGAACGCCGGTGGCTACGCGCTCGGCGGCGAGCAGTCCGGGCATGTCATCATGAGCGAGTTCGCGACGACGGGCGACGGTGTCCTCACGGGTCTTCACCTCGTCGCCGAGATGGCGCACAAGAAGAAGTCGCTGGCTGAGCTCGCGTCCGTCATGACGGTGTACCCGCAGGTCCTCATCAACGTCCGCGGTGTCGACAAGGACCGCTGCTCCGACGACGAGGGCGTCCAGGCCGCCGTCGCGGCAGTCGAGGCGGAACTCGGCGACACCGGCCGCGTGCTGCTGCGCAAGTCGGGGACCGAGCCGCTCGTCCGCGTCATGGTCGAGGCGGCGGATGCGGAATCCGCGCAGGCGTACGCGGAGCGTCTCGCCGCCGTCGTGAAGGACCGGCTCGCTCTCTCCTGA
- a CDS encoding class I adenylate-forming enzyme family protein: MNTARYLLGTGQDTAPAFVDDDTTYTYRELRSAVATLGSRLEDLRLPPGFPVALAGPNSFFWVAAYLAIMAAGLVCVPMPAALTPEEFRSRLQWVGCRAVMFSGPERRRHTLAPEIAVLGDELLEQQASVPFEIRDVDPDGDAAYLFTSGTTAAPRVVRITHRNIQANTDSILGYVGLTEEDRMLVVLPFSYVFGASLLHTHLRAGACLVNQPSCVYLEAVVNRLAGQRCTGIAGVPSNFHALMRNSSFRSRDLPDLRLIQQAGGRMSPTIIDEIRTAHPRARLFVMYGQTEATARLSYLPPEDLDRRPGSIGRGLPGVTLRVVDREGRDVAPGEIGEIWASGDNVSPGYLFDARRTAEKMPGGVLHTGDLATRDADGYIYVVDRAEDFIKSWGHRIASQDVETAVMELPEVISVAAVGVPDAVAGESVAVAVVMRPDADADAARLTAHCRARLPKHMVPERVAFVDRLPLNSSGKVVKREVRAWFHPETVESSVPAGAR; the protein is encoded by the coding sequence ATGAACACAGCGCGTTATCTGTTGGGGACAGGGCAGGACACGGCGCCGGCATTCGTCGACGACGACACCACGTACACGTACCGCGAGCTCCGAAGCGCAGTGGCCACGCTCGGGTCGCGGTTGGAGGATCTGCGTCTGCCGCCGGGCTTCCCGGTCGCGCTCGCCGGTCCGAACAGCTTCTTCTGGGTCGCCGCCTACCTCGCGATCATGGCGGCGGGACTCGTCTGCGTGCCGATGCCGGCGGCGCTGACCCCCGAGGAGTTCCGCTCCCGCCTGCAATGGGTCGGATGCCGGGCGGTGATGTTCTCCGGGCCGGAGCGCCGGCGCCACACCCTCGCGCCCGAGATCGCCGTGCTCGGCGACGAGCTGCTCGAGCAACAGGCCTCCGTGCCCTTCGAGATCCGTGACGTGGATCCCGACGGCGACGCGGCCTACCTGTTCACCTCCGGGACGACGGCCGCCCCGCGCGTCGTCCGGATCACGCATCGCAACATCCAGGCGAACACCGACTCGATCCTCGGGTACGTCGGGCTCACCGAGGAGGACCGGATGCTCGTCGTCCTGCCCTTCTCCTACGTCTTCGGCGCATCTCTGCTCCATACGCACCTGCGCGCAGGGGCCTGCCTGGTCAATCAGCCCTCCTGCGTGTACCTCGAAGCCGTCGTGAACCGGCTCGCCGGGCAGCGCTGCACGGGCATCGCCGGGGTGCCGTCGAACTTCCACGCCCTCATGCGCAACAGCTCGTTCCGCTCACGCGACCTCCCCGATCTGCGCCTCATCCAGCAGGCCGGGGGCCGGATGTCCCCGACGATCATCGACGAGATCCGCACCGCGCACCCGCGAGCGAGGCTGTTCGTCATGTACGGGCAGACCGAGGCGACGGCGCGGCTGTCCTACCTGCCGCCGGAGGACCTCGATCGCCGCCCCGGTTCCATCGGCAGGGGTCTGCCCGGCGTGACGCTGCGGGTCGTCGACCGGGAGGGCCGGGACGTCGCGCCCGGCGAGATCGGCGAGATCTGGGCCTCCGGTGACAACGTCTCGCCCGGCTACCTGTTCGATGCGCGGCGGACGGCGGAGAAGATGCCCGGTGGTGTGCTGCACACCGGAGACCTCGCGACAAGGGATGCGGACGGGTACATCTACGTGGTGGATCGTGCCGAGGACTTCATCAAGTCCTGGGGGCACCGGATCGCCAGCCAGGACGTCGAGACGGCAGTGATGGAGCTGCCGGAGGTGATCTCCGTCGCCGCCGTCGGCGTGCCCGATGCCGTGGCGGGGGAATCGGTGGCCGTCGCCGTGGTCATGCGCCCGGATGCCGATGCGGATGCCGCGCGATTGACGGCGCACTGCCGCGCGCGCCTTCCCAAGCACATGGTGCCGGAGCGCGTCGCGTTCGTCGACCGGTTGCCGCTCAACAGCAGCGGCAAGGTCGTCAAACGCGAGGTGCGCGCGTGGTTCCATCCGGAGACCGTCGAGTCCAGCGTGCCGGCAGGAGCACGATGA
- a CDS encoding SGNH/GDSL hydrolase family protein — protein MTTRGRIWTTSAAAVAVLIAIGVWMMMPRATTTEVAVPEVTPAELDAFAGTTVLFGHQSVGANILDGIAGVYADAGRAAPVVADATNGVGAADGASIVHAFVGVNGDPLGKFAAFRALVDGPAGDAASVAIVKLCYTDITSDTDPVRVFEEYRALMADLEARHPDITFLYATVPLTTDRSLGANIKALFGSDDRMGPADNRVRAQYNALIRAQYADSGRLFDIAAVESTMSTDPAVRTLDGEEYHVLNSALSADAGHLDQRGGRVVAAEMIRIVAGLRS, from the coding sequence ATGACGACGCGCGGGCGTATCTGGACGACATCGGCGGCAGCGGTCGCCGTGCTCATCGCGATCGGAGTGTGGATGATGATGCCCAGGGCGACGACGACCGAGGTCGCGGTGCCGGAGGTGACCCCGGCCGAGCTCGACGCGTTCGCCGGCACGACCGTGCTGTTCGGCCACCAGTCCGTGGGGGCGAACATCCTCGACGGCATCGCCGGCGTCTACGCGGATGCCGGACGTGCGGCGCCCGTGGTCGCCGACGCGACGAACGGCGTCGGGGCCGCGGACGGGGCATCGATCGTCCACGCATTCGTCGGTGTCAACGGCGACCCGCTGGGCAAGTTCGCGGCGTTCCGGGCACTCGTCGACGGCCCGGCGGGGGACGCGGCCTCCGTCGCGATCGTCAAGCTCTGCTACACCGACATCACGTCCGACACCGACCCCGTGCGCGTGTTCGAGGAGTATCGGGCGCTGATGGCGGACCTGGAGGCGCGGCATCCGGACATCACCTTCCTGTACGCCACCGTGCCGCTCACCACCGACCGCAGCCTCGGGGCGAACATCAAGGCCCTGTTCGGTTCTGACGACCGGATGGGACCGGCCGACAACCGCGTCCGTGCGCAGTACAACGCCCTGATCCGCGCGCAGTACGCCGACAGCGGGCGGCTGTTCGACATCGCGGCCGTCGAGTCGACGATGTCCACCGACCCCGCCGTGCGGACGCTGGACGGCGAGGAGTACCACGTGCTGAATTCGGCGTTGAGCGCGGATGCCGGGCACCTCGATCAGCGGGGTGGTCGGGTCGTCGCCGCAGAGATGATCCGGATTGTTGCCGGCCTCCGCTCCTGA
- the nadE gene encoding NAD(+) synthase: MSEFGPDSLAIDEAAEVDRISERIRAYLAASRRKGIVVAVSGGIDSSVVAALSVRALGPERVLALHLPEQESSDDTLSYSTELTDWLGVESVTENITPILTAAGCYRRRDDAIRCVVPDFGPGWKSKIVLPSVVDSDAFRLFSVVAESPTGEQVTERLTAAAYLEIIAASNFKQRTRKMLEYYHADRLNHAVAGTPNRLEYDQGFFVKLGDGAADIKPIAHLYKTQVYALAAFLGVPESIRSRQPTTDTYSMPQSQEEFYFSLPYSLMDLCLYGLNHGVDAATVAEAAGLRAEQIERVFRDIEQKRRSTAYLHEPPVLVSPVAELSHLDLA, translated from the coding sequence ATGAGTGAATTCGGACCGGACAGCCTCGCCATCGACGAGGCGGCCGAGGTGGACAGGATCAGCGAACGCATCCGCGCCTATCTCGCCGCATCCAGACGCAAGGGCATCGTCGTCGCCGTCTCCGGCGGCATCGATTCGAGCGTCGTCGCCGCTCTCAGCGTTCGGGCGCTCGGCCCTGAGCGGGTGCTCGCGCTGCACCTTCCGGAGCAGGAGTCCTCGGACGACACACTGTCCTACAGCACGGAGCTCACCGACTGGCTGGGGGTCGAATCCGTCACCGAGAACATCACCCCGATCCTCACCGCCGCAGGATGCTACCGCCGACGCGACGACGCCATCCGGTGCGTCGTCCCGGACTTCGGGCCGGGGTGGAAATCGAAGATCGTCCTGCCGAGCGTCGTCGACTCGGACGCCTTCCGGCTCTTCTCCGTCGTCGCGGAATCCCCCACCGGGGAGCAGGTCACCGAGAGGTTGACGGCCGCGGCGTACCTCGAGATCATCGCCGCGTCGAACTTCAAGCAGCGCACCCGCAAGATGCTCGAGTACTACCACGCGGACCGGCTCAACCACGCGGTCGCCGGGACCCCGAACCGGCTGGAGTACGACCAGGGCTTCTTCGTGAAGCTCGGCGACGGAGCGGCCGACATCAAGCCGATCGCCCACCTGTACAAGACGCAGGTCTACGCACTGGCCGCGTTCCTCGGCGTCCCGGAGTCGATCCGCTCCCGTCAGCCGACCACCGACACCTACTCGATGCCGCAGTCGCAGGAGGAGTTCTACTTCTCACTCCCGTACTCGCTGATGGATCTGTGCCTGTACGGCCTCAACCACGGGGTCGACGCCGCCACCGTCGCGGAGGCGGCCGGCCTGCGCGCGGAGCAGATCGAGCGCGTGTTCCGCGACATCGAGCAGAAGCGCCGCAGCACCGCCTACCTGCACGAGCCGCCCGTCCTCGTCTCCCCGGTCGCCGAGCTGTCGCATCTCGACCTCGCCTGA
- the asnB gene encoding asparagine synthase (glutamine-hydrolyzing): protein MRRASPSPSTSSRATGCDPPTSSGTCSPGTDVCGICGVLDRTEPPSSDLVLRMMGALRHRGPDGSGWYLDDEVALGHTRLSIIDVRGGTQPMAGEDEHVWVTFNGEIFNYVELRDELRARGHRFRTASDTEVIVHAWEEWDTGCFARFNGQWAIALWDRRTRRLVLSRDRFGIHPLHYAQIGRRVVFASEVKALFCDPAVPRELDPDGVDELLTFWSPAAPQTLFTGVRQVVPGTCLIFDEAGVHTHEYWHPTFPDRGAEESQDLRENAERLRDAVAEATRLRFRRSDVPVGAYLSGGIDSAVTAATIAATAETDVHTFSLRFADAEFDEGPHQQLMHERLGTTHRELVVSGRDIADGLPQAVWQAETAFLRSAPVPMMLLSQLVRAEGYKVVVTGEGADEVLAGYDIFREAKVRAFIARDPDSPMRRRAIELLYPWMRRSPTQVPAFAQSFFGSDVDEADPAVSHRPRWRSTAGIKPMLHPSRRTEREQAAASRLLDTMPAGASRWDPLSRAQWLEMRTLLSGYLLSTQGDRMLMANSVEGRFPFLDHHVFALAAQFPARQKILGLDEKHLLKRAFSDLVPREIVQRPKQPYRVPDASSFFGDRPPEWMTEDVSPRAVEDAGIWNPRAVELLIEKCRRVQGHGMGNTDSMRLMAVLTSQLLHRMFIREWRAPAPDPPGPVTCFDRRSAERTAGIEKGTHHE from the coding sequence ATGCGACGGGCATCACCCTCCCCGAGCACCTCCTCCAGGGCGACGGGCTGCGATCCGCCGACGTCCTCCGGCACCTGCTCACCGGGCACTGACGTGTGCGGCATCTGCGGTGTCCTCGATCGGACGGAACCCCCATCCTCCGATCTCGTGCTCCGCATGATGGGCGCACTCCGCCATCGCGGCCCCGACGGCAGCGGCTGGTATCTCGACGACGAGGTCGCGCTGGGGCATACGCGCCTGTCGATCATCGACGTCCGTGGCGGCACGCAGCCCATGGCCGGGGAGGACGAGCACGTCTGGGTCACGTTCAACGGTGAGATCTTCAACTACGTCGAGCTGCGCGACGAGCTGCGCGCACGCGGGCACCGCTTCCGTACCGCGAGCGACACGGAGGTCATCGTGCACGCCTGGGAGGAGTGGGACACCGGCTGCTTCGCGCGCTTCAACGGGCAGTGGGCCATCGCGCTCTGGGACCGGCGGACCCGCCGGCTCGTGCTCTCTCGCGACCGCTTCGGGATCCACCCGCTGCACTACGCGCAGATCGGGCGCCGCGTCGTGTTCGCGTCCGAGGTCAAGGCGCTGTTCTGCGACCCCGCCGTTCCCCGTGAGCTCGACCCGGACGGCGTCGACGAGCTGCTCACCTTCTGGTCCCCCGCGGCCCCGCAGACACTGTTCACCGGCGTCAGGCAGGTCGTCCCCGGTACCTGCCTGATCTTCGACGAGGCCGGCGTGCACACGCACGAGTACTGGCATCCGACGTTCCCCGACCGCGGCGCGGAGGAGAGTCAGGACCTGCGTGAGAACGCCGAGCGGCTCAGGGACGCCGTCGCGGAGGCGACGAGGCTGCGCTTCCGGCGCAGCGACGTGCCGGTCGGGGCCTACCTGTCGGGAGGTATCGATTCCGCCGTGACCGCGGCGACCATCGCCGCGACCGCCGAGACGGACGTGCACACGTTCTCGCTCCGCTTCGCGGATGCCGAGTTCGACGAGGGCCCGCACCAGCAGCTGATGCACGAGCGACTCGGCACCACCCACCGGGAGCTCGTCGTGTCGGGACGCGACATCGCCGACGGGCTCCCGCAGGCCGTGTGGCAGGCCGAGACCGCCTTCCTGCGCTCGGCTCCCGTGCCGATGATGCTCCTGTCGCAGCTCGTGCGGGCCGAGGGGTACAAGGTCGTCGTGACGGGTGAGGGCGCCGATGAGGTGCTCGCCGGATACGACATCTTCCGCGAGGCCAAGGTGCGGGCCTTCATCGCGCGGGATCCGGATTCGCCGATGCGGCGACGCGCGATCGAGCTCCTGTACCCGTGGATGCGGCGCTCGCCCACCCAGGTCCCCGCCTTCGCGCAGAGCTTCTTCGGCAGCGACGTCGACGAGGCGGACCCCGCGGTGTCCCACCGGCCGCGCTGGCGGTCCACGGCCGGCATCAAACCGATGCTGCATCCGTCCCGTCGCACGGAGCGAGAGCAGGCGGCGGCATCCCGCCTGCTGGACACGATGCCCGCCGGCGCCTCGCGATGGGATCCGCTCTCGCGTGCGCAGTGGCTGGAGATGCGCACGCTGCTCTCCGGCTACCTGCTGTCGACTCAGGGCGATCGGATGCTGATGGCGAACTCCGTCGAAGGCCGCTTCCCGTTCCTCGACCACCACGTCTTCGCTCTCGCCGCGCAGTTCCCCGCACGGCAGAAGATCCTCGGTCTCGACGAGAAGCATCTGCTGAAGCGGGCGTTCTCCGATCTCGTTCCGCGCGAGATCGTGCAGCGGCCCAAGCAGCCGTACCGCGTACCGGACGCGTCGAGTTTCTTCGGCGACCGCCCTCCGGAGTGGATGACGGAGGACGTCTCGCCCCGCGCCGTCGAGGACGCCGGCATCTGGAACCCGCGCGCCGTCGAACTGCTCATCGAGAAGTGCCGCAGAGTGCAGGGTCACGGCATGGGCAACACCGACAGCATGCGTCTCATGGCCGTGCTGACATCGCAGCTGCTGCACCGGATGTTCATCCGGGAATGGCGGGCACCGGCGCCCGATCCGCCGGGCCCGGTGACGTGCTTCGACCGGAGGTCGGCCGAGCGGACAGCGGGAATCGAGAAGGGGACGCATCATGAGTGA
- a CDS encoding acyl carrier protein, with protein sequence MVQIDTRLDVRIEDFILSSFLFGDAARMPSRSESLLQSGVIDSTGVLELIEFLEAEFGLRVEETESVPENLDSIDNLVRFVASKTD encoded by the coding sequence ATGGTTCAGATCGACACGCGCCTCGATGTTCGCATCGAGGACTTCATCCTGAGCAGCTTTCTGTTCGGAGACGCGGCGAGGATGCCGTCGCGTTCGGAATCGCTCCTGCAGTCGGGGGTGATCGATTCGACCGGGGTGCTCGAGCTCATCGAGTTCCTCGAGGCCGAGTTCGGCCTGCGCGTCGAGGAGACCGAGTCCGTTCCGGAGAACCTGGACTCGATCGACAACCTCGTCCGGTTCGTCGCGTCCAAGACCGATTGA
- a CDS encoding serine O-acetyltransferase: MTAARGQRPFAADLSRMCATFMAGEETPARKALLVLSNSEVHSVACYRFGRFAARVRRRSRFAGLLFTVAHRLWNRWVTHLHHCDISSHAEIGPGLLLMHRTGVIIGPATIGKNAVIHQNVTIGQRVAGGAHGLPRIGDNVWIGPGAIIAGAISIGDGATISAGTVLSRDVPPHALVAGVPGRVVTQDYDNRLMLGAVVH; encoded by the coding sequence ATGACGGCGGCGCGCGGGCAGCGCCCGTTCGCCGCCGACCTCTCGAGGATGTGCGCGACGTTCATGGCGGGTGAGGAGACACCGGCGCGCAAGGCGCTGCTGGTGCTGTCGAACTCCGAGGTGCACAGTGTCGCCTGCTACCGATTCGGTCGTTTCGCCGCGCGGGTGCGCAGGCGTTCACGCTTCGCCGGGCTCCTGTTCACGGTCGCCCATCGGCTGTGGAACAGGTGGGTGACGCACCTGCACCACTGCGACATCTCGTCACACGCCGAGATCGGTCCCGGGTTGCTTCTCATGCATCGGACCGGGGTGATCATCGGACCGGCGACGATCGGGAAGAACGCCGTGATCCACCAGAACGTCACGATCGGTCAGCGTGTGGCCGGCGGTGCGCACGGGCTTCCGCGGATCGGCGACAACGTATGGATCGGACCCGGCGCGATCATCGCCGGGGCGATCAGCATCGGCGACGGCGCGACGATCTCGGCCGGCACCGTCCTCTCGCGGGACGTGCCGCCGCACGCGCTCGTCGCGGGAGTCCCCGGCCGCGTCGTCACACAGGACTACGACAACCGGCTCATGCTCGGCGCCGTCGTGCACTGA
- a CDS encoding acyltransferase: MSEPTVLIQESADVAPSARIGDGTRIWHLTQVREDAVIGRDCTIGRSAYIGPGIVLGDACKVQNHALVYEPAQLGAGVFIGPAVVLTNDEFPRAVNPDGSPKSGDDWTLVGVTIDEGASIGARAVCIAPVTIGAWALVAAGAVVTKDVPAHALMVGVPARRIGWVGRAGRPLERDGEDWVCPASGERYVEHDGALHRR, from the coding sequence ATGTCAGAGCCGACCGTGCTCATCCAGGAATCCGCCGACGTGGCCCCCTCCGCTCGCATCGGGGACGGGACGCGCATCTGGCATCTCACCCAGGTGCGCGAGGACGCGGTGATCGGTCGCGACTGCACGATCGGCCGCAGCGCGTACATCGGGCCCGGCATAGTGCTCGGTGACGCGTGCAAGGTGCAGAACCACGCCCTCGTGTACGAGCCGGCGCAGCTCGGCGCCGGGGTGTTCATCGGTCCGGCGGTCGTGCTGACCAACGACGAGTTCCCCAGGGCGGTGAACCCGGACGGTTCGCCCAAGAGCGGCGACGACTGGACGCTGGTCGGGGTGACGATCGATGAGGGCGCATCGATCGGAGCCAGAGCGGTGTGCATCGCACCGGTGACGATCGGCGCATGGGCTCTCGTCGCCGCAGGAGCGGTCGTCACGAAGGACGTCCCCGCGCACGCGCTCATGGTGGGAGTCCCGGCCCGGCGGATCGGTTGGGTGGGCAGAGCGGGTCGCCCCCTGGAACGGGACGGGGAGGACTGGGTGTGCCCCGCTTCCGGCGAGCGCTATGTCGAACACGACGGCGCGCTGCACCGGCGCTGA